From the Drechmeria coniospora strain ARSEF 6962 chromosome 02, whole genome shotgun sequence genome, the window GGGAATACTTGGAGAGACGATTCTCATACGACGGGCTGCGTCGGGTGAGATCGATGTGGTTGATCTGGGTGATGAAGCTGCCTAGGGCCCTCGGGGTGACGTAGACTTGCTTCCCGTCAAAGGCACCTCCGGCAGCGTCAATGTCGAAACCTGTTAGAATTTCGCTGACGGATTTGTAGACTCGTAGGACGATCTGGACGGAATTAGGAGGGGAAATTATCTGCAGCGAAGGAACGGCAGCACCCACCTGGACATGCCGCACAGGGTACTGGCTGGCGATGGTGACGGCGTACTTGGTACGGACGACGGTAACTTCGTTTAGAAGGGCATCACGAATGGCCCTCTCAATATGCTTCATCTtttcgatggcctcgtcatGCGTGAGGCCGTACAAGAAGAGGTCAACATCGGATGCTGGACAGAACTTTTCATGGTAGTACTCTCGAAGCTTTCGCTTGGACCCGGTGAACTCGTCGGGCACAGGCAGGAGACAATTGACGACGGAGGAGCCGGCAGCGACAACATTGCTCCAGTCCATCTCGACGAGAGACGATTCAGAAAAGACGTTGAAGTTGTGCTGAAAGGCGGAGATGTCGGCGACCGTGGCTGGTGAACCGTGGAGCCGACGTTTATCGTCTGGGAGAGCCATGATATACCttgcctgctcctcgtccgatTCTTGAGACAAATCTCTGGCACGCGTTGTGATGTCCTTGGTGTTGTCGGTGAAGAGGGGGACAACATTGATATAGGGGTCATCAAGAACCGGGTTTTTACGATCCTGAGCAAACATGGCTCTGAGGCAGGCTTCGTATTCGCGATAGGGTGCGACAATGTCCACCATGGACGCATCTGGGTTCTGGGCAATGTGCTTCACCAGCTCCTGGTGAGGAGCGGGCAGTGTTATGGTGTCCAATGCGGCCATGTTTGCGAGATGTGGAAGGGGAAATCAATCGTCGTTGCCGATGCGGCGGATCGATGGTATCCGTGGATGAAGAAGCACAGcacggtgcggtgcggtgtGATGCGTCGGAGAGGCgagagaggggagggggtgaGATGAGGGGCGCGGTGAGACGGATGAGAAAAGAAATGATTCCGATCTCACCGTCGGAGACGAGAGACGGACGGTTTTTATATTGCAGAGGTGATGAGAATCCGCCAGCAGGCAGCAGCGGCCATGGCACGCTATATGTGCCGAAAGATTACCACATCACGaccgcacaagtacaagtacaccgtTCACGTATGCACGATGGCACTTTCCGCAACGGCTTCACCGTCTCGAACGGCAGGCCAGGCAGCAACGCGGCAATGTAGCAATTGAGTTTTTGTCCACATCACCGACTTGTGGGCTTTCGCTTGCGGGGGAGTCTGCGAAGGAGCAAGTATCACAGTCGGAGATGCAATTGAATGAGTATTTCGTCGATCGTGGGCAACTGGGTGCCTCGGCTGCGATGCGTGCATTGTGGCATTGAGGCTGAAGCATGCAATTACCAAAGTACGGAGGAAAGTGCCTACGGGGAGATGTTGACTActacatatacatgtactgctcGGTAGACAGGTACATGTTCCTAGACTCATTATTTATGATGTTTCAAGTACATTCATACTGTCACAtttgtatggagtacttgcagcacacaACGTCCTGTTTGTTGGGTTCTACtttagtacttgtgctccgtaagtacatctCCGTACAAgttacagtaatacagcaagtacttgggtactaaaccagtacttgtacggagtgatcCGCGATCCggacgtacttactgtatattaatatgtgctccgtactttagGCAACACTTGGCAGTGATGCCAGCCGCACCAATCTTAGGTATACCTAATCCTAATGGTACTATGAGCATCTCCtgaattacagtacaagtactagggAGATGaccaggtacatgtacaagtaagtgtaagtactgtaagcagaactactgtaccccgtacctatgcagtactccgttctctGCTAAAGATACGGAATATTCCTATTAATACTGCACTGCATAGGTaggtactcaagtacatgtaggcgcAAGTGACGCCATACGgggtacatgtaagtacttacttacaagcacacctaccaGTATTCTGACTGCAGTGGAGTACAGACATTGGCATGATATGGCGTCAACGATCCCCGCCAAGAGGTACCCCCGAACGATGGAACATCGATTGGGGTCTAAATAAGTAAGTGAGTATTAGGTAGGTACTGCTGCTGATTGAATAATTACTATTCGTGTATCCGTATCCGTCTTGACAGTGTTGACACTTGAATTGAatgtacaaagtacggagcacctatGACACAATGGGGATTGTGAGTAAGAAGGTACCGAGGTACTTTTGCGTTCGGTGCAGGtttaggtgtacagtacctaagtaagtacagtacagacagtacctaagtacagtacggtaagtacaactacgtagGTGTTTCCCGGTGGGCCAACGTGGTGCTGAATTAGGCAGGCATCACATCACCGCCCAAGCCCACggtataattaatataacCCCGCCAAACTTTTTCCCCTCCGACTTGGGCTTTTTGACCGTTCACAATCCCACCCCCATCACATCCCGCGCTTGACCTGCTCCAGACAGTCAGCCGCCCGTCATGTCTGGAAGCCAGAAGatcgccatcgtctccgTCTACGACAAGACCGGCCTCTTGGACCTGGCCAAGGGCCTCGCCCAGCAGAATGTCCGCATCCTCGCCTCGGGCGGCACCGCTCGCATGATTCGCGAGTCTGGCTTTCCCGTCGAGTACGACAACTGAGGCGGCCGCATGCTGACGGATGGTCCGATGGCTGACTGGGACCGCAACAGGGATGTCAGCGCCATCACGAAGGCGCCCGAGatgctcgccggccgcgtcaAGACGCTTCATCCCGCCGTGCACGCCGGAATCCTGGCGCGTGATCTCGAGTCGGACGAGAAGGACCTCGCGGACCAGAACATCAACAAGGTGGACTATGTCATCTGCAACCTGTACCCCTTCAAGGACACGGTGGCCAAGGTCAACGTCAGCATccccgaggccgtcgaggagattgaCATTGGCGGCGTCACGCTCATCCgcgcggcggccaagaaccACAAGCGCGTGACGATCCTCAGCGACCCGACCGACTACGCCGGCTTCCTgaaggagctcgagcaggGCGAGATCACGGAGACGAGCCGCAACCGATACGCCCTCAAGGCCTTTGAGCACACGGCCGACTACGACGCCGCCATCTCGGATTTCTTCCGCAAGGAatacgccggcgccggcgaccaGTTCATGGCCCTCCGCTACGGCGCGAACCCTCACCAgaagcccgccgccgccttcacGGCCTCGGGGAAGCTCCCCTTCAAGGTGCTCTGCGGCTCCCCCGGGTACATCAACCTGCTCGACTCCCTCAACGCCTGGCCGCTCGtcaaggagctcaaggaggCGCTCGgcatgcccgccgccgcgagcttCAAGCACGTCtcgcccgccggcgccgccatcggcctgcccctgacggccgaggagcgcaAGGTGTACTTTGTCAGCGACATCGAGGGCATCGAGACGTCCCCCCTGGCCCAGGCGTACGCCCGCGCCCGCGGCGCCGACCGCATGAGCAGCTTCGGCGACATCATCGCCCTCAGcgacatcgtcgacgtgcccACGGCGAGCATCATCTCCAAGGAGGTGTCGGACGGCGTCATCGCTCCCGGCTACGAGGAGGCGGCTCTCGAGATTctcaagaagaagaagggcggCAAGTACCTCGTCCTCCAGATGGACGCCGACTacaagccggcgccggccgagacgcGGACCGTGTACGGCGTCAGCCTCCAGCAGCACCGCAACGACGTGGAAATCTCGCCCAAATCCTTCGGCACCATCATCACGCCCAAGGACGCGGGGGCCCTGCCCGAGAGCGCCGCCCGCGACCTCACCGTCGCGACGATCACGCTCAAGTACACGCAGAGCAACTCGGTCTGCTACGCCTACAACGGCCAggtcatcggcctcggcgccggccagcaGTCCCGGATCCACTGCACCCGtctcgccggcgacaaggccgaCAACTGGTGGATGCGCTTCCACGAgcgcgtcctcggcatcaAGTGGAAGAAGGGCACGAAGCGGCCCGACAAGAGCAACGCCATCGACCTGCTCGTCAGCGGCCAGCTGCccaaggacggcgccgagaggGACGCTTTCGAGGCCGTCTTCGACGAGGTTCCTCCCGCCTTcacggccgccgagcgcgaGGCGTGGATGAAGCAGCTGAAGAACGTCTGCGTATCGAGCGATGCCTTTGTAAGCAGCATCCCCCCACCCCCGCGGGCGTCGTTGAGCTCGGCGCGCCGAAGAAGCCGGTTCAGGCGTCGTCACTGACAAACGGCCAGTTCCCCTTCATCGACAACGTCTTCCGTGCCGTCAAGTCGGGCGTCAAGTACATTGCCGCTCCCAGCGGTAGCCAgaacgacggcgccgtcttcgagacggccgagaagctcggcATGACGTTTGTGCAGCAGAACGTTCGCCTCTTCCACCACTAGCACAGCACGACGGAGCGAGGTGGACGGGCGAAGGCGTGCCCGCACAGAAATGACGGAAAGGGGTGGGCGAAACGAAGTGGAAAGTTGCCGCCATGCTGGACCAttttcctcgtcgacgcgcacCCCGTTTCCGCACCCCGTTCCGCACCCCGTTCCACCCACCTACCTGTGCTTGGCTGGAGGCTCACGCGGCGCGCACGCGCGGCCAGAGGGATGGCACGAAGAGGAGGACAGGACGGATGGTTGCACCGGCGACGCGAGCCGCTTGAAGGACAATTCGTGCACCGCCTACAATTCGCGCACCGCCTACAattcgccgccgtctgccgGACCAGGAAGCTTGGGGCGACGGGCCCCGACTTTGCGGGCTGGCGACTGGTCGCCGCTTGAGATTGAGAATTCCATCCTCCCCGTCGAGACGCGCCTTACTTTGGTCGGCTCGTGGCTCGAAGAACAACACGCATGCGCAATGTCATAAACGTCTCTTCGTCATTCAATATGCAAGATGTCCCTGCTCATGGAGCCACATCGTAGACTGACTCGTCACGGGTTCCGCTGGCTCaatgccggcgccgcggcgaCCATTCCGCGCTCTCTCCCGATGGCAATGCCTACACTTTGTCACGCACCTTGGCCGGCCCTGCCGACCCGGTTCTGCTCGTAACAGGCCACGACGGTCATGCGGGCGACGGATCCTGCGTCTCCTCCTTTTGCGAAGGGGTGAAGATGAAGAGAATGGTGACGAGGACCTTTCCGGCTCCCGACATGGcaatggccgtcgccgaaccCACCTCCCTGTAGACCAGggcaccgacgagggcgccggcaaccaaggcgaggaggaagacgacgcgTCGAGTCCGTGGCCGGTTCTTCCGCACAAAGAGCTTCTGGTCGATCATCAAGTCGACCCaagcggccgtcgccatggcggTGCTAATCTCCGTCATGGCGAGGCTTCGCGACTGAACGACCTGGCtgccggcggcaaaggcgagcatgccgacgacggcgagcgccgCCGGGCCTCTGTCGGCGGTGCCGTGGCGATActgcacggcggcggcacccaagacgacgaggctTTGGATCAAGTTGCAGAGCACCAGCCACCATCGTTTCCGAGCTCCAATGAGATGGCTCAGCTGGCCGGTGAGCCAGCCGGCTCCGAGGAACATGCCGAGGGCCATGCCGATGTTGGACGTGATGAAGGCGTCGCCGTTGAGATGGGGAAGTATGAGGGCCAAGGTGAGAAAGACGGTGTTTCCCGTCTGGTTGGAGGCGAAGCAATGATAGTCGGGGAAGGTGGTGGCATCTAAGAAGAGCTGTTCAGCGGGCGTCCGAGAGCGCCGGTTGCCGTCAGGGTCGCTCACCTTGCATGCCGGTGCAGAAGGTTAAGATGGCAAGCTGCAGTTCCGCAAAGGTGGATGATCGAACATCTTGAGAGAAATGATGGACAAGGCGAGCTTTCCTGgacaaggccgaggacggtggTTCATCCATCGACTTGCactccgccgtcggctcTACGGGCGAGGTGGGCACCGGGTggccggtggtggtggtggacgacgacatgCCGTGCTCCGTTTCGAACCGGCCACCTGCGCTGCGCAGTCGTTTGATGGCGCCGGAACGAGGGCAAGGAAGATTTGCTTTGGCGTGGAAGTGTAACGGCAAAGGCAGAGTTTTTGGTTCGCAACCAAGCACGAagtgcctacctagtattatAAGTAGTTGCATGTTTCTTTCGCCGATGGAGGTCCGACAGCCGTGCCGGGGGGTGGATCGCCACTAGTAGATCATGGCGCAGTGGGGAAGAGGGTTCGAGACGCCGGCACGGCGGCTTCTTCGCGGCGCCTGCGTACTTTGcacgcatgcacatgcatgctTGGCTGCATTGCGTACgagagctcgaggagaagacAGAGGGGGAGAAGAAAGACTTGGGCGGACGGACGGGTTCCGTCGGATGCAAGGGCTCGCGGACATAAGTAAGTGCATGGTTcccagcagctcgtcggcttgTTCCTGCTCGAACATGGCCGACGTGGGCGTATCTTGGCTCGATCACGCCGGCGCAAAGTATGGGCATGAGTGATAAAGCGGGCATGTTCTGCATGGACAAGTTCTTGGGCCTTTTTATATCATTTCTGAagggtgtacggagtaacggGATAGACATCTCGTCTGCTCGGCTGAGCAAAAGTCGACGGTTGCGGCGTCGGTCTCATCGAGCCAATCACGTTCTGCGCACGGCGTTCCCGCCGGAGCGGGTCCAAACCGGTTGCCGAACGGCTCGGCGCACACACATGTAGGCCGGAAGCGGCTGTCGGAGAAGCCCCACGGTC encodes:
- a CDS encoding bifunctional purine biosynthesis protein; translated protein: MSGSQKIAIVSVYDKTGLLDLAKGLAQQNVRILASGGTARMIRESGFPVEDVSAITKAPEMLAGRVKTLHPAVHAGILARDLESDEKDLADQNINKVDYVICNLYPFKDTVAKVNVSIPEAVEEIDIGGVTLIRAAAKNHKRVTILSDPTDYAGFLKELEQGEITETSRNRYALKAFEHTADYDAAISDFFRKEYAGAGDQFMALRYGANPHQKPAAAFTASGKLPFKVLCGSPGYINLLDSLNAWPLVKELKEALGMPAAASFKHVSPAGAAIGLPLTAEERKVYFVSDIEGIETSPLAQAYARARGADRMSSFGDIIALSDIVDVPTASIISKEVSDGVIAPGYEEAALEILKKKKGGKYLVLQMDADYKPAPAETRTVYGVSLQQHRNDVEISPKSFGTIITPKDAGALPESAARDLTVATITLKYTQSNSVCYAYNGQVIGLGAGQQSRIHCTRLAGDKADNWWMRFHERVLGIKWKKGTKRPDKSNAIDLLVSGQLPKDGAERDAFEAVFDEVPPAFTAAEREAWMKQLKNVCVSSDAFFPFIDNVFRAVKSGVKYIAAPSGSQNDGAVFETAEKLGMTFVQQNVRLFHH
- a CDS encoding DUF1275 domain protein, whose protein sequence is MSSSTTTTGHPVPTSPVEPTAECKSMDEPPSSALSRKARLVHHFSQDVRSSTFAELQLAILTFCTGMQDATTFPDYHCFASNQTGNTVFLTLALILPHLNGDAFITSNIGMALGMFLGAGWLTGQLSHLIGARKRWWLVLCNLIQSLVVLGAAAVQYRHGTADRGPAALAVVGMLAFAAGSQVVQSRSLAMTEISTAMATAAWVDLMIDQKLFVRKNRPRTRRVVFLLALVAGALVGALVYREVGSATAIAMSGAGKVLVTILFIFTPSQKEETQDPSPA